The Wolbachia endosymbiont of Oedothorax gibbosus region TTATCAAGAAAACTGTTATTAAATGTTTAATAAGCATGTGAATAATGTCAAATTAATTTGTGAATCAATTGTTGATATAAAATACCAACAATTGATCAACAACTTTTTCAATGACATATACATAGTTGTAACAATCCATGATGGTAAAGTGTTTTTCATAAAAGAAAATTACTAACACTCTAAACATCTTACTTATACACATAAATTATAACAGAAAATCAATAGCATATAAAAGTTATCAACATATTTATCCACAAATTAAATAACGTCAATTTTTACTGAATTTTAAGTTAGTAACAAGTTGTTGATAGGACTATTATTACTACTATACTTTAATATACAGAAGAGTAGATAAAATAGATTGGAAAGCAGCAAAACAACGATAGCAAAAGTTATCAAACAAAATGAGCCAGGTGAAAGAGTGCCTGTTTGGCTAATGCGTCAGGCTGGTAGGTCTCTTCCTGAATACCGCAAAGCAGTGGAAAGCATGGGTAATTTCATGGAGATGTGCTACAACACAGATTTGGTTGCAGAATTAACATTGCAGCCAGTAACAAGATTTGATGTAGATGCGGCGATAATTTTTTCAGACATTTTAATAATCGCTGATGTTTTAGGTTGTGACGTGAACTTCGTACGCGGTGTAGGTCCAATAATAAAACCCGTAGGAAGTCCTAAAGAATTGAAAAGTCCACAAGACATTGAAACTAAAACTTTACCAATTCTAAACGCTATAAAAAAAGTCAGAAGCCAATTACCACAAGAAAAATCTCTCATAGGATTTGCTGGAGGACCGTGGACAGTAGCTTCATACATTATAGAAGGCGGAAGCAGTAAAAATTTTTCTAAAATATTAAATTTTTGCCCTTCATTTTTGAAAGAAATAATTGAACGAATAACGGAAGCAACAATTATTTATCTGATTAAACAGATAGAGTTTGGAGCAGATGTTATTCAGCTATTTGATAGTAATGCTGGTGCATTATCGGAACCGTTATTCAAAGGATATGTTATAGAACCAACAAAAAAAATTGTTTCAGCAATAAAGAGTAAGTTTCATGATTTTCCAATGATAGGTTTTCCAAGGTCTGCTGGAAATCTTTATAAGGATTACTGCGAACAAACAGGTGTATCTGCAGTAAGTATAGATTATAATGTTCCAATAGAATGGGCAAAGGCGAATCTAAAAATCCCTCTACAAGGAAATCTTTCTCCTAATCTTTTAGCCTATAATAAAATGGAAGCAATAAAAGAGGCGAAACGTATAATAGATTGCTTTAGAGATTTACCCTTCATATTTAATCTCGGACATGGAGTACTCCCTGATACTCCGGTTGAAAATATTGCTGCGTTGATAAACCTGGTAAAAAGCTACTAGTACAATACAGAAAATTCCTAGCTTTTTTGTTCTACAAGGTTTATCATTTAAATTTAGCTTTAGTAAGATATGTCAGACCTTGCAAAAAGAATGTCTCTAATAAAACCATCACCTACGATTGCTGTAGCCGATAAGGCAAATAAGTTAAAAAATGAAGGAAAAAAGATCTGTGTTTTAGCTGCAGGAGAACCGGATTTTGACACTCCAGATCATATAAAAAAAGCAGCTATTCAAGCAATAAGTGAAGGTAAAACTAAATATACCGCTGTTGATGGAACGCGTGAACTGAAAGAAGCAATAATCAATAAGTTAAGAAAGGATAATAACCTCGAGTACACGCTTAATCAAATCTGTGTTGGTACAGGCGCTAAGCAGGTGTTATTCAATTTGTTCATGGCAACAATTAACTCTGGAGATGAAGTTATTATTCCAGCTCCTTATTGGGTTTCATATGTTGATATGGTAAATCTTTTTGGGGGCTTACCAGTTGTAGTGGAATGCAAACAAAATTTTAAACTGACAGCGGAATTATTGAAAAGCAGGATAACTAAAAAAACTAAATGGTTAATTCTTAACTCACCGAACAATCCTGCAGGAGCTGTGTACACATATGATGAATTGAAAGACATGGCACAAATATTACTTGAATATCCACATGTGAATATTGTTACAGATGATATTTATGAGCATATAATATACGACGGAAAATTTTTTACTATCGCTCAGGTTGAGCCAAAGCTTTACGACAGAGTTTTTGTGGTCAATGGAGTATCAAAAGCATATGCAATGACAGGCTGGAGAATAGGGTATATTGCAGGTAAAAGTGATGTAGTAAAAGCTATTTCTACACTGCAGTCTCAGAGCACTTCTAACCCAAATTCGATAGCACAAGCAGCAGCAGCAGCAGCATTAAACGGTGACCATATTTTTTTGAAAGAAAGAACAAGGATTTTTAAGAGTCGTAGAGATTTTATGGTGGAAAAGATAAATTCTGCTCCGGGATTATCAGCGTCTGTTCCACAAGGTGCGTTTTATTTATTTGTCTCATGTGAAGGATTGCTCAGTAAAAGCACAGAAAGTGGTAAGATAATAAATAATGATTTAGATTTTACTGAATACTTACTGGAAGACCATTTAGTTGCTGTAGTTCCAGGGATTGCATTTGGTCTGGAAAATTTTATCAGAATTTCTTATGCAACCTCCCAAGAACAATTAGAAATTGGGTGCAACAGTATTATTAAAGCATGTGAAATGCTAAGTTAATTTTGTAACATTCTTATGTATAATATTTTCATATCTCAGTAAGATGGAGTTAATGTATGGCTTGGGTGTATTTGTTATTAGCTGGCTTGGTTGAGATAATATGGACCACAGCACTAAAATATAGCAATGGCTTTACTCGTGTTATACCTGTAGTAATTATCTTAGTTAGCGGTTCTGTAAGTCTTTACTGGCTGTCGTTAGCAATGAAGTCTATTCCCCTTGGTACATCTTATGCAGTTTGGACTGGTATAGGTTCCATAGGTGCAGCAATAATAGGAATAATATTTTTTAATGATCCGGTAAATTTTGGACGCTTGCTTTCTCTTGCTTTTGTAATACTGGGTATTGTGGGTTTGAAGGTGTTTACTAAATAAATGGTTAGAAGTTAGATGGATAAAGAAGTTAAAGTAGGCTATCCATTATTTCACCACGTTTTACCAAGGTTATCTTGAATGCTCTAACTTGTGTCTTTCTACGGAAGGCATTCCTATTGATTGGGCAAGTTTCTTCCTAATATTGAATTCCTCATTTTTTTCATTTTGTTGCAGTAAGTTAATGTTATTTATTTTATTTACTAAATCTTTCCCCTTTTCCAGAGTCTTTAAATCACTTTCGTTAATGTGATGTTCATTGTAAAATTCTGCAACAATTTCTTTTCTTTTCGGATAAGTATTTAAAAATTCCGACACCTGATGTTTAGCGACAGCTTGAATAAATTTCTTATTAAATCTTGGATCGTTATATAGATTTTCCAAACTTTTGTCATAATGCTTTGCTTCGTTTATAAACCCCAGTTGCGGATTAATCAATATAGTAAAATCTAGAAATACAGGGCTTTTTAGGCTTCATGGAATATGAAACTAATGTGGAAAAGACGTGCACCAAGAAATTTATTGGAGACCTGTGCCTTGAATGCTCAAGCTCAAGTCTGTCTTTTAGGTAGCCAAAAACTGTTTCAATAATCGACCTTTTTCTTAAAAAAATCTTTTCTTCAAGTAGCATTAATGTGTTTTTCATACCTTTTTTTACTTTGGTAACGAGTTTTAGTCCTCTATCGAAGAGTTTTGCAAAGAGCTCTTTCTTTATATAGCCCTTATCACCAAACAAAAGACCAGTCAGTTTTTCAGTTAATTTTGGTACTGGTTTTCTGTCGTCAACGTTACCTTTAGTAAGTGTAACTCCTTGAATTTCACCTTTTTCATTAATTACCATATGCAATTTAAAACCAAAAAACCAGCCATATGTAGTCTTTCCAAGCTTTGCCAATCCTTTGAAAACTTTGTTTCTTGAGATTCTTTTTGGATGGCAAACAGCGATAGATGTTGCATCTATGTACGAAATCCCTGTCATTTTCGACTGCTCACATAGCCATTGCAAAAGTAATGCTAAATACCATAAAACCCTCGGTTTTAGCCTAATAAATCTACTATATGTTGGCAAATTTTGAAACTCAGATCCATATAGTGCTTTCAAATAATATGTATAGAAAGATTTAAAGTCCTCACATCTAGATTGTTGATAAAGTAAAATTATAGTAAGAATTTCAGAATGCGTAATCTCTGGCGTTCTGGTAGGTTTTTTACTGTTTGGCAGGAGTTTTTCTGCGAAATTTTTGTTTATAGCCTTGCAAAAATCGTCTACAAAGCAAAATAATTCTGTTACATTTTTATTCATGGGTAACCTCTCTACTTTTTGATAATATGTTTCCGGAGTTTACCCTATTTCCCTATCTTTTTCACTGACTTCTAATCCGCAACTGGGGTTTTATAATGAGTTTTATTATCTCTTCTATGCCACTTAGAAGTTCCCTATACAATTTGTCATATCTATTGCCTGACACATGTGTAGCGAATGTTTGTTCAATGTATTTTGTTATGTAATTTTGCAGCGTATTATCTATCGTGCTTATGTTCATAAGCCTACCTTAATGTTATATTAACTATTTTACATGTAGAAAGGTTAATATTGAGTTAATAGGGTATTTCTGAAGTCAAATTTTACTGAAAATTATGGTATTTTAGATATAATTGTCAGCATGAAATAAAAACATAAATAAAATGGATCTTGTAACAAAAGTGAAGCTTAAGATAAAGATGAATAAGGGCAAAATCATAAATATACTTATCATTTGTGGTGTAATTTTTTTCATATACCTTATTCATGAGCCAGTTGTAGATATGGTAGAAAAAATTATAAGTAAAATAAAAGGTCTCTTTTAAAAAATACCCTCAGATTAGAGTAGATATTTAAAAAAGAGTTGCTTCTTGCTGGTAAAATACCTATAACTCCAGCTTTGAGGTAAGACTAGCATTGCAGAGAAATTTTTTCATATGGTTGCTAGCATCGCTGTTCTATGCATACCAATACATATTACGTGTAATTCCAAATGTTGTAGTTCCTGAATTGATGGTAAGGTTTAATATAGGAACAACGGAGATAGGACAATTTTGTGGACTATACTACATAGGTTATGTGTTAGCACATATTCCTGTGGGTATTTTGTTGGATAGGTTTGGTTCTAAAGTTGTTATACCAATTTGCATAGCATTAACATCTTTAGGTGCTTTACCTTTGGTCGTTTCCGACAATTGGAGTTGTTCTGTTGTTGGAAGAATACTTACTGGTATTGGATCTTCTGCTTCAGTACTTGGACTTTTTAAAGTGATAAGTATCTATTACTGCAGAGAAAAGTTTGCCGTAATGTTTAGTATATCAGCTATTATTGGCATTTCGGGTGGTATATTTGCCACTAAACCATTACATATCTTATTTGATAAATTTGGATGGGATTATGTACTTATTGCATTTATAACACTTGGACTATTGCTTGCTTTAACTACTTTTATATCTATACCTAAAGCTGATACTTCAGATAGAGTAGATATTAAAAATTTAAGCAAGATTATATTCAATAAGAATGTTTTATTGGTAAGTTTGTTTGGTGGTTTTATGATTGGACCATTAGAAGGCTTTGCAGATGCATGGTCCACAACATTTTTGTATGAGATGTATGCTATAGATAGACACGTTGCATATAGCATTTCAAAATGGATACTAATAGGCTTTAGTCTTGGAGTTTTGTTACTTCCTCATATATTAGCAAGGTACCCAGGTAGGCACTATGAAATAATAATTTTTTGTGCTATGGCTATGATAATTATGTTCTTATTGCTTTTTATGTGTGATGTTAATCTACTGTTAGCATGTATATTGCTGTTCATTATCGGCTTTGCTTGTGCGTATCAAGTTGCTTTGACCGATAAAGTTGTGTCTTGTGTAAAAAATGATTCAGTAGCAAGCGCAGGGTCCATAAGTAATGCTATAGTTATGAGTTTTGGTTATTTTTTTCATACCGTTATTGCAGGAATAATGAATTTTTATTGGGATGGTAAAATGGTTGATGAAATTCCATTTTATGGAGCTAATGTAATGATTAAATCTATGTCGATAATACCTGTATGCTTATTGATAGGAATGATAGGCTTTTTGTCGCTTAAGATTATAAGCTGCAAGAAGAGCTTGCCAAATTTAAAAAATTGATGTATTAAATCTGTTTTATGGGTAGGTTTTTGATGGTTTTCATAACTAAGGTACCTATAATCCGAAGCTTGAGGTAAAATTGATGCTACAGAGGAATTTTTTAATCTGGTTGTTGGCGTCACTGTTTTATGCGTACCAATATATATTACGTGTAATACCAAACATAATTGCGCCTGAATTGATAACAAAATTTAACATAAGTATTACAGACGTTGGTCAATTTGGTGGCCTGTATTATATAGGCTATACGCTTGCTCACATACCTGTTGGTCTTGCTCTTGATAGATTTGGGCCAAAGTTTGTTTTGCCTGCATGCATTGTCTTGACATTTACTGGGACATTGCCGCTGATATGTTTTGATGAGTGGTATTACTCAATACTTGGTAGAATAATTGTCGGAATTGGGTCATCCGCTTCAGCAATTGGGCTTTTTAAAGTTGCAAGTATGTATTTTTCACAAGAAAAATCAGCAAGGATGGCTAGTTTATCTATAGTAATAGGGTTACTGGGAGCAATTTATGGTGGATTACCTCTAGACTTTTTGCTCAATAAATTTGGTTGGAATTATGTTATATATACTTTCTCAGCATTTGGGTGCTTGCTTGCCCTACTTTTATTCTTAATAACGCCAAACAGTAACATGGAGGAGAGTAGAAATGACAATATACTTCAAGATTTAAAAACTGTACTTTTCAATAAACATATCATTCTAATCAGCTTTTTTGGTGGCTTAATGGTTGGACCATTAGAAGGTTTTGCTGATGGTTGGGCAAAAGCGTTCTTATGTGAAGCATATCAAATGACCGGGGACCTGGCATCTTCGCTTTCTTCCTTTATGTTTATAGGTATGGGAGCTGGATCATTCTTTCTCGCTTATTTACTGGAGAAGTATCCAGACAAACATTACGAGGTGATTATTGCGTGTTCTTTTGCAATGATCGCTAGCTTTCTCTTGCTTTTTATGCAAGCTGGCGGTTTATATGTTGTACTACCTGCACTTCTTGTTATCGGTTTTGCATCTGGGTATCAGGTAATTACTATTTATAAGGCAATAAGTTATGTAAATAATAACTTGGTGGGTTTAGCTACAGCTGTATCAAACATGATAGTTATGGTTTTTGGCTATTTTTTTCACACTGGGATCGCAAAAATAATAGATTTGTGTTGGGATAGAACAGTAATACAAGGAAATCCTGTGTATGGTGCTGAGTTGCTGATAAAAGCAACATCAATTATTCCTGTGTGTCTACTCTTAGCTGTTTTTGGGTTTATGTGGCTAAAAAAACGGTCTTAAAATTGCTTGTGCATCTTAAAATTAAAGCGAGGTTTGATCTATGATGAGTGTTTTAAAAAAAATCTGCGGCTCTAAAAATAGTTTAAAGTCTTTTGATAACGAGGTTTATCAATTTATAGAAAAAGAATTGCAACGCCAAAAATCACAATTGCAATTAATTGCATCAGAAAATTTTACAAGTAAAGCAGTAATGGAAGCACAAGGCTCTTTTCTGACTAATAAATACGCAGAAGGCTATCCAGGCAAAAGATATTACTGTGGCTGTGAGCATGTGGACAAAGTTGAAAGTCTGGCTATAGAAAGACTTTGTAAGTTGTTTGGTGTAAAATTTGCAAATGTTCAACCTCACTCTGGTTCTCAGGCGAATCAAGCAGTTTTTGCATCATTACTTACTCCAGGCGATACAATACTTGGATTATCGCTTAATTGCGGTGGGCATCTAACTCACGGTGCGGCGCCAAGCCTTTCTGGTAAATGGTTTAAGTCAATTCAATATGCAGTTAACAAAGACACTTATCTGCTCAATATGGATGAGATAGAAAAGCTGGCACTAGAATATAAACCAAAATTGATCATAGCAGGTGCTTCTGCTTACCCGAGAAAAATGGACTTCAAACGCTTTCGCGAGAT contains the following coding sequences:
- a CDS encoding IS982 family transposase is translated as MNKNVTELFCFVDDFCKAINKNFAEKLLPNSKKPTRTPEITHSEILTIILLYQQSRCEDFKSFYTYYLKALYGSEFQNLPTYSRFIRLKPRVLWYLALLLQWLCEQSKMTGISYIDATSIAVCHPKRISRNKVFKGLAKLGKTTYGWFFGFKLHMVINEKGEIQGVTLTKGNVDDRKPVPKLTEKLTGLLFGDKGYIKKELFAKLFDRGLKLVTKVKKGMKNTLMLLEEKIFLRKRSIIETVFGYLKDRLELEHSRHRSPINFLVHVFSTLVSYSMKPKKPCISRFYYID
- a CDS encoding pyridoxal phosphate-dependent aminotransferase, with the translated sequence MSDLAKRMSLIKPSPTIAVADKANKLKNEGKKICVLAAGEPDFDTPDHIKKAAIQAISEGKTKYTAVDGTRELKEAIINKLRKDNNLEYTLNQICVGTGAKQVLFNLFMATINSGDEVIIPAPYWVSYVDMVNLFGGLPVVVECKQNFKLTAELLKSRITKKTKWLILNSPNNPAGAVYTYDELKDMAQILLEYPHVNIVTDDIYEHIIYDGKFFTIAQVEPKLYDRVFVVNGVSKAYAMTGWRIGYIAGKSDVVKAISTLQSQSTSNPNSIAQAAAAAALNGDHIFLKERTRIFKSRRDFMVEKINSAPGLSASVPQGAFYLFVSCEGLLSKSTESGKIINNDLDFTEYLLEDHLVAVVPGIAFGLENFIRISYATSQEQLEIGCNSIIKACEMLS
- the hemE gene encoding uroporphyrinogen decarboxylase, with amino-acid sequence MESSKTTIAKVIKQNEPGERVPVWLMRQAGRSLPEYRKAVESMGNFMEMCYNTDLVAELTLQPVTRFDVDAAIIFSDILIIADVLGCDVNFVRGVGPIIKPVGSPKELKSPQDIETKTLPILNAIKKVRSQLPQEKSLIGFAGGPWTVASYIIEGGSSKNFSKILNFCPSFLKEIIERITEATIIYLIKQIEFGADVIQLFDSNAGALSEPLFKGYVIEPTKKIVSAIKSKFHDFPMIGFPRSAGNLYKDYCEQTGVSAVSIDYNVPIEWAKANLKIPLQGNLSPNLLAYNKMEAIKEAKRIIDCFRDLPFIFNLGHGVLPDTPVENIAALINLVKSY
- a CDS encoding MFS transporter yields the protein MLQRNFLIWLLASLFYAYQYILRVIPNIIAPELITKFNISITDVGQFGGLYYIGYTLAHIPVGLALDRFGPKFVLPACIVLTFTGTLPLICFDEWYYSILGRIIVGIGSSASAIGLFKVASMYFSQEKSARMASLSIVIGLLGAIYGGLPLDFLLNKFGWNYVIYTFSAFGCLLALLLFLITPNSNMEESRNDNILQDLKTVLFNKHIILISFFGGLMVGPLEGFADGWAKAFLCEAYQMTGDLASSLSSFMFIGMGAGSFFLAYLLEKYPDKHYEVIIACSFAMIASFLLLFMQAGGLYVVLPALLVIGFASGYQVITIYKAISYVNNNLVGLATAVSNMIVMVFGYFFHTGIAKIIDLCWDRTVIQGNPVYGAELLIKATSIIPVCLLLAVFGFMWLKKRS
- a CDS encoding DMT family transporter — protein: MAWVYLLLAGLVEIIWTTALKYSNGFTRVIPVVIILVSGSVSLYWLSLAMKSIPLGTSYAVWTGIGSIGAAIIGIIFFNDPVNFGRLLSLAFVILGIVGLKVFTK
- a CDS encoding MFS transporter encodes the protein MQRNFFIWLLASLFYAYQYILRVIPNVVVPELMVRFNIGTTEIGQFCGLYYIGYVLAHIPVGILLDRFGSKVVIPICIALTSLGALPLVVSDNWSCSVVGRILTGIGSSASVLGLFKVISIYYCREKFAVMFSISAIIGISGGIFATKPLHILFDKFGWDYVLIAFITLGLLLALTTFISIPKADTSDRVDIKNLSKIIFNKNVLLVSLFGGFMIGPLEGFADAWSTTFLYEMYAIDRHVAYSISKWILIGFSLGVLLLPHILARYPGRHYEIIIFCAMAMIIMFLLLFMCDVNLLLACILLFIIGFACAYQVALTDKVVSCVKNDSVASAGSISNAIVMSFGYFFHTVIAGIMNFYWDGKMVDEIPFYGANVMIKSMSIIPVCLLIGMIGFLSLKIISCKKSLPNLKN